A region from the Streptomyces sp. 3214.6 genome encodes:
- a CDS encoding multifunctional oxoglutarate decarboxylase/oxoglutarate dehydrogenase thiamine pyrophosphate-binding subunit/dihydrolipoyllysine-residue succinyltransferase subunit has product MSPQSPSNASSISTDADQAGKNPAAAFGPNEWLVDEIYQQYLQDPNSVDRAWWDFFADYKPGAAAPSAPAGTAAAGAAATTSTPPAPAAPAAAAPAAPVPAPAAAPKPAAAAPAPAPAKAAPAAKPAAAAKAAPATEAPAGPEFVTLRGPAAAVAKNMNASLELPTATSVRAVPVKLLFDNRIVINNHLKRARGGKISFTHLIGFAMVQAIKAMPSMNWHYAEKDGKPTLVKPPHVNFGLAIDLVKPNGDRQLVVAGIKKAETLNFFEFWQAYEDIVRRARDGKLTMDDFTGVTVSLTNPGGLGTVHSVPRLMPGQSVIMGVGSMDYPAEFQGTSQDTLNKLGISKVMTLTSTYDHRVIQGAASGEFLRIVANLLLGESGFFDEIFEALRIPYEPVRWLKDIDASHDDDVTKAARVFELIHSYRVRGHVMADTDPLEYRQRKHPDLDITEHGLTLWDLEREFAVGGFSGKSLMKLRDILGVLRDSYCRTTGVEFMHIQDPKQRRWIQDRIERAHTKPEREEQLRILRRLNAAEAFETFLQTKYVGQKRFSLEGGESVIPLLDAVLDSAAESRLDEVVIGMAHRGRLNVLANIVGKSYAQIFREFEGNLDPKSMHGSGDVKYHLGAEGTFTGLDGEQIKVSLAANPSHLETVDPVIEGIARAKQDIINKGGTDFTVLPVALHGDAAFAGQGVVAETLNMSQLRGYRTGGTVHIVINNQVGFTAAPESSRSSMYATDVARMIEAPIFHVNGDDPEAVVRVARLAFEFRQAFNKDVVIDLICYRRRGHNESDNPAFTQPLMYDLIDKKRSVRKLYTESLIGRGDITLEEAEQALQDYQGQLEKVFTEVREATAQPAAGDVHEPQDNFPVAVNTAVSAEVVKRIAESQVNIPDYFHVHPRLLPQLQRRASMVEDGTIDWGMGETLAVGSLLLEGTPVRLSGQDSQRGTFGQRHAVLIDRETGEEHTPLQYLADEQARYNVYNSLLSEYAVMGFEYGYSLARPDALVMWEAQFGDFVNGAQTVVDEYISAAEQKWGQTSGVTLLLPHGYEGQGPDHSSARVERFLQLCAQNNMTVAMPTLPSNYFHLLRWQVHNPHHKPLVVFTPKSMLRLKAAASKAEEFTTGQFRPVIGDTTVTDPAAVKKVVFCAGKVYYDLDAERQKRGLTDTAIIRLERLYPLPGAEVQAEVNKYPNAEKYLWTQEEPANQGAWPFIALNLIDHLDLAVGADVPHGERLRRISRPHGSSPAVGSAKRHQAEQEQLVREVFEA; this is encoded by the coding sequence GTGTCGCCACAGTCCCCCAGTAACGCATCGAGCATCTCGACCGACGCAGACCAAGCGGGCAAGAATCCCGCGGCCGCGTTCGGACCGAACGAGTGGCTCGTCGACGAGATCTATCAGCAGTACCTCCAGGACCCGAATTCGGTAGACCGTGCCTGGTGGGACTTCTTCGCCGACTACAAGCCGGGGGCGGCCGCGCCCTCGGCTCCGGCGGGTACTGCGGCCGCGGGGGCCGCAGCGACCACCTCCACGCCCCCGGCGCCCGCCGCCCCGGCTGCGGCGGCCCCCGCCGCTCCCGTGCCGGCCCCGGCCGCCGCCCCGAAGCCCGCGGCCGCCGCTCCGGCTCCCGCTCCGGCGAAGGCGGCCCCCGCGGCCAAGCCGGCCGCCGCCGCGAAGGCCGCACCTGCGACCGAGGCGCCTGCGGGCCCGGAGTTCGTGACGCTGCGCGGCCCGGCCGCCGCGGTCGCCAAGAACATGAACGCCTCGCTGGAGCTGCCCACGGCCACGTCCGTGCGCGCCGTCCCGGTGAAGCTGCTGTTCGACAACCGCATCGTCATCAACAACCACCTCAAGCGCGCCCGGGGCGGGAAGATCTCCTTCACGCACCTGATCGGCTTCGCGATGGTGCAGGCCATCAAGGCCATGCCGTCGATGAACTGGCACTACGCGGAGAAGGACGGGAAGCCCACCCTCGTCAAGCCGCCGCACGTCAACTTCGGCCTGGCCATCGACCTGGTGAAGCCCAACGGCGACCGCCAGCTCGTCGTCGCCGGCATCAAGAAGGCCGAGACGCTGAACTTCTTCGAGTTCTGGCAGGCCTACGAGGACATCGTCCGCCGCGCCCGCGACGGCAAGCTGACGATGGACGACTTCACCGGCGTCACGGTCTCCCTGACCAACCCCGGCGGCCTCGGCACCGTCCACTCGGTCCCGCGTCTGATGCCCGGTCAGTCGGTCATCATGGGCGTCGGCTCCATGGACTACCCGGCGGAGTTCCAGGGCACCTCCCAGGACACCCTGAACAAGCTCGGCATCTCGAAGGTCATGACGCTCACGTCGACCTACGACCACCGGGTCATCCAGGGAGCCGCCTCCGGCGAGTTCCTGCGGATCGTCGCCAACCTCCTCCTCGGCGAGAGCGGCTTCTTCGACGAGATCTTCGAGGCGCTGCGCATCCCCTACGAGCCGGTCCGCTGGCTCAAGGACATCGACGCCAGCCACGACGACGACGTCACCAAGGCCGCCCGGGTCTTCGAGCTGATCCACTCCTACCGGGTCCGTGGCCACGTCATGGCCGACACCGACCCGCTGGAGTACCGCCAGCGCAAGCACCCCGACCTGGACATCACCGAGCACGGCCTCACCCTGTGGGACCTGGAGCGCGAGTTCGCCGTCGGCGGCTTCTCCGGCAAGTCCCTGATGAAGCTGCGCGACATCCTCGGCGTGCTGCGCGACTCGTACTGCCGCACCACCGGCGTCGAGTTCATGCACATCCAGGACCCGAAGCAGCGCCGCTGGATCCAGGACCGCATCGAGCGCGCGCACACCAAGCCGGAGCGCGAGGAGCAGCTTCGCATCCTGCGCCGCCTGAACGCCGCGGAAGCCTTCGAGACGTTCCTGCAGACCAAGTACGTCGGCCAGAAGCGCTTCTCGCTGGAGGGCGGCGAGTCCGTCATCCCGCTGCTGGACGCGGTGCTGGACAGCGCGGCCGAGTCGCGGCTCGACGAGGTCGTCATCGGCATGGCCCACCGTGGCCGCCTGAACGTCCTGGCGAACATCGTCGGCAAGTCGTACGCGCAGATCTTCCGCGAGTTCGAGGGCAACCTCGACCCGAAGTCGATGCACGGCTCCGGCGACGTGAAGTACCACCTGGGCGCCGAGGGCACCTTCACGGGCCTGGACGGCGAGCAGATCAAGGTCTCGCTGGCCGCGAACCCCTCCCACCTGGAGACGGTCGACCCGGTCATCGAGGGCATCGCCCGCGCCAAGCAGGACATCATCAACAAGGGCGGCACGGACTTCACCGTCCTGCCGGTCGCCCTGCACGGCGACGCGGCCTTCGCGGGCCAGGGCGTGGTGGCCGAGACCCTGAACATGTCGCAGCTGCGCGGCTACCGCACGGGCGGCACGGTCCACATCGTCATCAACAACCAGGTCGGCTTCACCGCCGCCCCGGAGTCCTCGCGCTCGTCGATGTACGCCACGGACGTGGCCCGCATGATCGAGGCCCCGATCTTCCACGTGAACGGCGACGACCCGGAGGCCGTGGTCCGCGTCGCGCGGCTCGCCTTCGAGTTCCGTCAGGCGTTCAACAAGGACGTGGTGATCGACCTCATCTGCTACCGCCGCCGCGGTCACAACGAGTCGGACAACCCGGCCTTCACCCAGCCGCTGATGTACGACCTGATCGACAAGAAGCGCTCGGTGCGCAAGCTGTACACCGAGTCCCTCATCGGTCGCGGCGACATCACCCTGGAAGAGGCCGAGCAGGCGCTGCAGGACTACCAGGGCCAGCTAGAGAAGGTCTTCACGGAGGTCCGCGAGGCCACCGCGCAGCCCGCCGCCGGCGACGTCCACGAGCCGCAGGACAACTTCCCCGTCGCGGTGAACACCGCCGTCTCCGCGGAGGTCGTCAAGCGCATCGCCGAGTCCCAGGTCAACATCCCCGACTACTTCCACGTCCACCCGCGTCTGCTGCCTCAGCTGCAGCGCCGGGCGTCGATGGTCGAGGACGGCACGATCGACTGGGGCATGGGCGAGACGCTGGCCGTGGGCTCCCTGCTCCTGGAGGGCACCCCGGTCCGGCTGTCCGGTCAGGACTCGCAGCGCGGCACCTTCGGCCAGCGCCACGCGGTCCTCATCGACCGTGAGACGGGCGAGGAGCACACCCCGCTCCAGTACCTCGCCGACGAGCAGGCCCGCTACAACGTCTACAACTCCCTGCTGTCCGAGTACGCGGTCATGGGCTTCGAGTACGGCTACTCGCTGGCCCGCCCCGACGCGCTGGTGATGTGGGAGGCGCAGTTCGGCGACTTCGTCAACGGCGCGCAGACGGTGGTCGACGAGTACATCTCGGCGGCCGAGCAGAAGTGGGGCCAGACGTCCGGCGTCACGCTCCTGCTCCCCCACGGCTACGAGGGCCAGGGCCCGGACCACTCGTCCGCGCGCGTGGAGCGGTTCCTGCAGCTCTGCGCCCAGAACAACATGACGGTCGCGATGCCCACGCTCCCGTCGAACTACTTCCACCTCCTGCGGTGGCAGGTGCACAACCCGCACCACAAGCCGCTGGTCGTCTTCACCCCGAAGTCGATGCTGCGGCTGAAGGCCGCCGCGTCGAAGGCGGAGGAGTTCACCACGGGCCAGTTCCGCCCGGTCATCGGCGACACCACGGTCACCGACCCGGCGGCCGTGAAGAAGGTCGTCTTCTGCGCCGGCAAGGTCTACTACGACCTGGACGCCGAGCGTCAGAAGCGCGGTCTCACGGACACGGCGATCATCCGCCTCGAGCGGCTGTACCCGCTGCCGGGCGCGGAGGTCCAGGCGGAGGTCAACAAGTACCCGAACGCCGAGAAGTACCTGTGGACCCAGGAGGAGCCGGCCAACCAGGGCGCCTGGCCGTTCATCGCCCTGAACCTGATCGACCACCTGGACCTCGCGGTCGGCGCGGACGTGCCGCACGGCGAGCGCCTGCGCCGCATCTCGCGCCCGCACGGCTCGTCGCCGGCCGTGGGCTCGGCCAAGCGTCACCAGGCCGAGCAGGAGCAGCTGGTCCGTGAGGTGTTCGAGGCGTAG